A genomic region of Catalinimonas niigatensis contains the following coding sequences:
- a CDS encoding FecR family protein produces the protein MDKQATFAALLLDDSFQAWVLSDGKEYALHWQRWLNDHPDQTEVLERAKKYLLLLEEEKYQLPEERKEIMRQKLIYLVHSDQAPEAEVDRQSRTQRLRPGMPAIAAAVVMLLALSWFVYRFLDQQPREVQHSTAFGEIKTIVLPDSTKVTLNGNSALRYRYRSSEEKMREVWLSGEGFFDVVHLNATAEEGTKQAIKFIVHTDNLSIQVLGTRFNVKHRNEKTQVVLEKGSIQLDIEERTDALLMQPDEMVEVKKGEEVINQKVVRADEYIAWKEGIIHLEGASFEEISSVLKDNYGLVLQFENPKDAGLINLRGSFPTQNIDILLEAIANVTHTTMKKKGKTIIYQ, from the coding sequence ATGGACAAACAAGCTACTTTTGCAGCATTGCTGCTGGATGACTCTTTTCAAGCCTGGGTATTGTCAGATGGAAAAGAATATGCTTTGCACTGGCAGAGGTGGCTCAATGATCATCCTGACCAGACTGAAGTGCTGGAGCGGGCAAAAAAATATTTACTTCTGCTGGAGGAAGAAAAATACCAGCTGCCTGAGGAGAGAAAAGAAATAATGCGGCAAAAACTTATCTACCTGGTACATTCAGACCAAGCGCCTGAAGCAGAAGTGGATAGGCAATCCAGGACACAAAGACTGAGACCGGGCATGCCCGCCATTGCTGCTGCTGTCGTCATGTTATTAGCCCTTAGCTGGTTTGTGTATCGCTTTTTAGATCAACAGCCCCGGGAGGTACAGCATAGCACAGCTTTTGGAGAGATCAAAACCATCGTATTGCCGGATAGCACCAAAGTTACATTGAATGGAAACTCTGCGCTCAGGTATAGGTATCGGTCAAGCGAGGAAAAAATGCGGGAAGTCTGGCTGTCGGGAGAAGGTTTTTTTGATGTGGTACACCTGAATGCAACGGCAGAAGAGGGTACTAAGCAAGCCATTAAGTTTATAGTTCATACCGACAATCTGTCGATACAGGTGCTGGGAACCCGCTTTAATGTGAAGCATAGAAATGAAAAAACCCAGGTGGTACTGGAAAAGGGAAGCATTCAGCTGGATATAGAAGAACGCACGGATGCTTTGCTGATGCAGCCCGATGAAATGGTAGAAGTAAAGAAAGGGGAGGAGGTGATCAATCAAAAAGTGGTCAGGGCCGATGAGTATATCGCCTGGAAAGAAGGAATCATCCATCTGGAAGGAGCTTCTTTTGAAGAAATCAGTAGCGTCTTGAAAGATAATTATGGATTGGTACTTCAGTTTGAAAATCCAAAAGATGCCGGACTCATCAATTTAAGAGGCTCCTTTCCCACGCAGAATATTGACATATTGTTGGAAGCGATTGCTAATGTAACCCATACGACTATGAAGAAAAAAGGAAAAACGATCATCTATCAGTAA
- a CDS encoding RNA polymerase sigma factor, with translation MHHHNEDQAIWIQMKQGNGLALVQLYDHYVDALYSYGKRFTAKTEIVEDAIQDLLTELWYKREKLIVPASIKAYLLKAFRQKLLRQLSQYKRLTFTDQYPRATHVDHENYLNGQVRSEQELALKAKLKKSLANLSPKEQEAIALKYAENLTHEEIAEIMDIKKQTLYNLLHSAVQKLSKALQDEQHSRYVYLFLIMALLFLSIATTF, from the coding sequence GTGCATCATCATAACGAAGATCAGGCTATCTGGATACAGATGAAACAAGGCAATGGGTTGGCATTGGTCCAACTCTATGATCATTATGTGGATGCCCTATACAGCTACGGTAAAAGATTTACTGCCAAGACCGAAATCGTTGAAGATGCAATTCAGGATTTGCTCACCGAACTTTGGTACAAAAGAGAAAAACTCATTGTCCCGGCTTCAATAAAGGCATATCTGTTGAAAGCGTTTCGGCAAAAACTACTGAGGCAACTATCTCAGTACAAACGACTCACATTTACAGATCAATATCCACGGGCAACTCATGTGGACCATGAAAACTACTTAAACGGGCAGGTTCGTTCAGAACAGGAATTGGCATTGAAAGCCAAATTAAAAAAATCACTGGCTAATCTAAGTCCTAAGGAACAAGAAGCCATCGCTTTAAAGTATGCCGAGAATCTAACGCATGAAGAAATTGCCGAAATTATGGATATCAAAAAACAGACCTTATATAATCTTCTGCATAGTGCTGTTCAAAAGCTCAGTAAGGCGCTGCAAGATGAACAGCATTCCCGTTATGTTTATTTGTTTTTGATCATGGCGCTCCTTTTTCTTTCCATAGCGACTACTTTTTAA